The following are encoded together in the Gilvimarinus sp. DA14 genome:
- a CDS encoding sigma-54 dependent transcriptional regulator, which produces MSQNNKVLVLEDDAQRVSALNTVFTFLGDGVHFCGAKELETILQSNPLESDYSLIIIGETGQPELQAYVEALSAWDDEVAVATFGESRPTLESVAAESQERVIGHLDLPVRYNPLVDLLHRAQMYRQAQQTNKKHVQRRPVHLFRSLVGTSREVSHVREMMSQVADKDVSVLITGESGTGKEVVARNLHYHSARRDKPFVPVNCGAIPGELLESELFGHEKGAFTGAISARAGRFELAEGGTLFLDEIGDMPLSMQVKILRVLQERCYERVGSNKTVMTDVRIIAATHRNLETMIENGEFREDLYYRLNVFPIELPSLKDRSEDIPLLINELVSRMESEKRGSIRFNSAAILSLCRHSWSGNIRELANLVERMAIMHPYGVVGVSDLPTKYRHVECEEEPFVIDSAPAETAKGTTVVSMNDTPLLPDQGIDLREYLTRLEKDLIQQALNDCGGVVARAADKLSIRRTTLVEKMRKYDLQR; this is translated from the coding sequence ATGTCTCAAAACAATAAAGTGCTGGTTTTAGAAGACGACGCACAGCGGGTCTCCGCACTGAACACTGTGTTTACCTTTCTTGGCGATGGCGTCCATTTTTGTGGCGCTAAAGAGCTGGAAACAATACTGCAAAGCAACCCTCTGGAAAGCGACTACAGCCTGATTATTATTGGCGAGACGGGCCAGCCCGAGCTGCAGGCTTACGTTGAGGCCTTGAGCGCGTGGGATGACGAAGTGGCCGTGGCGACTTTTGGCGAGTCTAGGCCCACCCTTGAATCGGTTGCGGCGGAGTCTCAAGAGCGGGTGATTGGCCATTTGGACTTACCCGTGCGCTACAACCCGCTGGTTGACTTGTTGCATCGGGCGCAAATGTACCGACAGGCTCAGCAGACCAATAAAAAACACGTACAGCGGCGGCCCGTGCATTTATTTCGCTCGTTGGTGGGAACCAGCCGCGAGGTCAGCCACGTTCGCGAGATGATGTCGCAGGTGGCCGATAAAGATGTGTCGGTATTGATTACCGGGGAGTCGGGTACCGGCAAAGAAGTGGTGGCGCGCAACCTCCACTATCATTCTGCGCGCCGCGATAAGCCCTTCGTGCCGGTAAATTGTGGCGCAATTCCCGGCGAGTTGCTGGAGAGTGAATTGTTTGGCCACGAGAAAGGCGCTTTCACCGGAGCTATTTCTGCCCGTGCAGGCCGTTTTGAGTTGGCCGAAGGCGGCACCCTGTTTCTGGATGAAATCGGCGATATGCCCCTAAGTATGCAGGTGAAGATTCTGCGCGTACTGCAGGAGCGCTGTTATGAGCGAGTGGGAAGCAATAAAACCGTTATGACGGACGTGCGGATTATCGCGGCTACACATCGAAACCTTGAAACCATGATTGAAAACGGCGAGTTCCGCGAAGACCTCTACTATCGCCTCAACGTTTTTCCCATTGAATTGCCCTCACTGAAAGACCGATCTGAAGATATTCCGCTGCTGATTAACGAGCTGGTGTCGCGAATGGAAAGCGAGAAGCGCGGCTCAATTCGTTTTAATTCGGCGGCAATTTTGTCGCTATGCCGTCACAGCTGGTCCGGGAATATTCGCGAATTGGCAAACCTGGTAGAGCGTATGGCGATCATGCATCCCTACGGCGTAGTCGGTGTGTCCGATTTGCCTACCAAGTATCGTCACGTGGAGTGTGAAGAGGAGCCCTTTGTCATCGACTCGGCGCCCGCCGAAACGGCTAAGGGTACGACGGTGGTGAGTATGAACGACACGCCACTGCTACCGGATCAGGGAATCGACCTGCGAGAGTATTTGACTCGCTTGGAAAAAGATTTGATTCAGCAGGCGCTTAACGACTGTGGCGGGGTAGTGGCCCGCGCTGCGGATAAGCTTTCAATTCGGCGCACCACCTTGGTGGAGAAAATGCGCAAATACGATTTGCAGCGCTGA
- the fliE gene encoding flagellar hook-basal body complex protein FliE has product MSNRVDINNLLSEMRSLKAQTQAFQKPQALNEIGRTNQPDKVNTTREVPGFGEVMAQAVNKVNDVQQSANAMAEAYQRGEPNVDITDVMVASQKASVSFEAAVQVRNKLVEAYRDVMNMPI; this is encoded by the coding sequence ATGAGCAATCGGGTGGATATCAATAATCTTCTCTCGGAAATGCGCTCGCTAAAAGCACAGACTCAGGCATTCCAAAAGCCGCAGGCGCTCAATGAGATCGGCAGAACCAACCAGCCAGATAAGGTCAACACCACCCGCGAGGTGCCGGGCTTTGGCGAGGTTATGGCGCAGGCCGTCAACAAAGTGAATGATGTTCAGCAGAGCGCAAATGCGATGGCCGAGGCCTATCAGCGCGGCGAACCCAATGTGGATATCACCGATGTGATGGTGGCCTCGCAAAAAGCCAGCGTCTCTTTCGAGGCGGCGGTACAGGTGCGTAATAAGCTGGTAGAAGCTTACCGCGACGTCATGAACATGCCGATTTAA
- a CDS encoding sigma-54 dependent transcriptional regulator has product MLSVAEKLPSSSPLARVLVVEDDPDLREALADTLMLAEYDVSEAASAEEALLILKEDAGFALIVSDVNMGRLSGYDLLRQVRADYPQIPLVLVTAYASISDSVMAIKEGAVDYLVKPFEPDALLEVVARHAGMAGTAAGEAPVAQAPSSQKLLQLAQRVAQSESTVLIVGESGTGKEVLARYVHDQSPRHDKPFVAINCAAIPENMLEATLFGYEKGAYTGAHSSTPGKFEQANGGTLLLDEISEMDIGLQAKLLRVLQEREVERLGGRKTIELDVRVIATSNRDMREAVMDGRFREDLYFRLSILPLQWAPLRDRREDIIPLAEKLLHKHAKKQKRAGVKLDASARAELTCYAWPGNVRELDNIMQRALILQPGRIISGEDLGLNQHTGYSEKPSLLAVDKGRRENNSPSASDNVETNKLDSAVAQPHDTLATGGDEGAVLGQDLKQREFQIIRETLLAEKGSRKNTAERLGISARTLRYKIARLKDDGYQLDI; this is encoded by the coding sequence ATGTTAAGTGTTGCAGAAAAACTACCAAGTTCATCCCCCCTGGCGCGCGTGCTGGTGGTGGAAGATGATCCGGATTTGCGCGAGGCTTTGGCCGATACCCTAATGCTCGCCGAGTATGACGTCAGCGAAGCGGCTAGTGCGGAAGAGGCGCTACTGATCCTAAAAGAGGATGCCGGGTTCGCGTTGATAGTTTCCGACGTCAATATGGGGCGCCTGTCTGGCTATGATTTACTGCGCCAGGTCAGAGCCGACTATCCCCAGATTCCCCTTGTGTTGGTTACCGCTTACGCCAGCATCTCCGATTCGGTAATGGCCATTAAAGAAGGCGCGGTGGATTATCTGGTGAAGCCCTTTGAGCCTGATGCCTTGCTTGAGGTGGTTGCCCGCCACGCGGGCATGGCAGGTACTGCGGCCGGTGAAGCGCCGGTTGCACAAGCGCCATCCAGCCAAAAGTTATTGCAGCTGGCGCAGCGGGTGGCGCAGTCGGAATCTACGGTATTAATTGTCGGCGAATCTGGTACGGGCAAAGAGGTACTGGCGCGCTACGTCCACGATCAGTCGCCGCGCCATGATAAACCTTTTGTCGCCATTAACTGTGCCGCTATTCCTGAAAACATGTTAGAGGCGACCTTATTCGGTTACGAAAAAGGGGCCTACACGGGCGCTCATAGCAGCACTCCCGGTAAGTTTGAGCAAGCCAATGGCGGTACCCTGCTGCTGGATGAAATTTCAGAGATGGACATCGGTTTGCAAGCCAAATTGCTGCGCGTGCTGCAAGAGCGAGAAGTGGAGCGCTTGGGTGGGCGGAAAACCATTGAGTTGGATGTGCGGGTTATCGCCACCTCCAACCGTGATATGCGCGAGGCGGTTATGGATGGACGCTTTCGCGAGGACTTGTATTTTCGCTTGAGTATTTTGCCGCTGCAGTGGGCGCCGCTGCGCGATCGGCGCGAAGATATTATTCCGCTCGCAGAAAAGCTGTTGCACAAACACGCCAAAAAGCAAAAGCGCGCCGGGGTGAAGTTGGATGCCAGTGCCCGCGCTGAACTTACTTGCTACGCATGGCCAGGCAATGTTCGCGAGCTCGATAACATTATGCAGCGAGCGTTAATCCTGCAACCTGGCCGTATTATTAGCGGTGAAGATCTGGGGTTAAACCAACACACAGGCTACAGCGAAAAACCCAGTTTATTGGCGGTCGATAAGGGACGGCGTGAGAATAATTCCCCGTCAGCGAGTGATAATGTTGAAACCAATAAACTTGATTCGGCAGTCGCACAGCCGCACGACACTCTAGCCACCGGCGGCGATGAGGGTGCGGTATTGGGTCAGGATTTGAAGCAGCGCGAGTTTCAGATTATTCGCGAAACTCTTTTGGCAGAAAAAGGCAGTCGTAAAAATACCGCAGAGCGCTTGGGAATCAGTGCTCGCACATTGCGCTACAAAATCGCTCGCCTAAAAGATGATGGATATCAGCTGGATATTTAA
- a CDS encoding flagellar protein FlaG, whose translation MNEVSATGAERITPVNTGAASSAQAGAANQSGKSLPPEGQKPEAEQRQKVSAGDFQESVKQAVAHMNEFIQSTQRDLQFSYDSDSGDTIVRVVDSSTQELIRQIPDEIFLKLARELNADEPVPLLTAQA comes from the coding sequence ATGAATGAAGTGAGCGCAACAGGAGCGGAGCGAATAACGCCCGTTAATACTGGGGCGGCTTCATCAGCACAGGCAGGCGCCGCCAATCAAAGCGGTAAAAGTTTGCCGCCGGAAGGTCAAAAGCCCGAGGCGGAACAACGGCAGAAGGTCTCTGCAGGGGATTTTCAAGAGAGTGTCAAGCAAGCGGTAGCACATATGAACGAGTTCATACAGTCTACCCAGCGCGACTTGCAGTTCAGCTACGACAGTGACTCAGGCGACACCATCGTGAGAGTGGTTGATAGCTCTACCCAAGAGCTGATTCGGCAAATTCCTGACGAGATTTTCCTAAAGCTGGCCCGTGAATTGAATGCAGATGAGCCGGTACCTTTACTGACTGCTCAGGCATAG
- the fliS gene encoding flagellar export chaperone FliS, with product MKSYDTKKAASQYRQLGLQGQVADASPHRLIQLLFEGVLQRLDAALAAGERKDIATTGEQLGRAIAIIEGLRDSLNLEAGEIAGQLDSLYEYCAIALLNANRNQNGDQIREVRQLVSVLKSGWDGIAPIENT from the coding sequence ATGAAAAGTTACGATACGAAAAAAGCTGCATCACAATATCGCCAGCTGGGATTACAAGGGCAGGTCGCCGATGCCTCGCCCCACCGATTGATTCAATTGTTATTTGAAGGTGTTTTGCAGCGTCTGGATGCCGCGCTGGCGGCCGGAGAAAGAAAGGACATTGCCACCACTGGCGAACAGCTTGGTCGGGCTATCGCGATTATTGAAGGGCTGCGCGACAGCTTGAATTTAGAAGCTGGCGAGATCGCCGGACAGTTGGATAGTTTGTATGAATATTGCGCAATTGCGCTGCTAAATGCTAATCGCAATCAGAACGGCGATCAGATCCGTGAGGTTCGGCAGCTGGTGAGTGTATTAAAATCCGGCTGGGACGGCATTGCTCCTATCGAAAATACTTGA
- the fliF gene encoding flagellar basal-body MS-ring/collar protein FliF: MAEAQSADLPAESSSNNSRSGSDLVEGFSNLPLLRQIGLMVGLAASVAIGFYAVLWSQSEDYKPLYGSLDRLDSAEVVDVLEQNQIPYKIEPSTGALLVTSEELHTARLKLAEMGIGTNQSVGFELLEKEQPLGTSQFIESARYHRSLEGELARTIMSIHTVRSARVHLAIPKRSVFVRDARKPSASVFLEVYPGREVEPRQVKAIANLVASSISELKNEDVTVIDQHGNLLSAGDESPELILADKQRQYTKNLEDSLLARVNSILQPVVGAGNFRAEVSADVDFTAVEQAEESYQDEQPALRSEHSHVEHKTGDATIGGIPGALTNQPPVDGEAPEQVAPGAEGEAEPTPQHRREEVTRNYEVDRIISYTRRQQGNVERLSVAVVLDDKLVTNAEGQQVREAWTPEELQRLTMLVRDAVGFSEARGDSVNVVNSAFFARDDGQLEALEIPWWQQSWLQPYIKPVVGFLLVLALIFGLLRPVLKSIARSGSEAAEDEEARQLEALEAAGLGGDLSSDSVTLTGGAVALPGPEEGYEQQLNAIKGLIAEDPGRVAQVVKSWINKDE, from the coding sequence ATGGCAGAAGCACAGAGCGCAGACCTACCCGCCGAGTCCTCTAGCAACAATTCGCGCAGTGGTAGCGACTTAGTGGAAGGTTTCAGCAATCTTCCGTTACTGCGTCAGATCGGTCTGATGGTCGGTCTGGCGGCGTCGGTCGCGATCGGCTTTTACGCGGTCTTGTGGAGTCAAAGTGAAGATTACAAACCTCTATATGGCAGTTTGGATCGGTTGGATTCCGCCGAGGTTGTCGATGTACTCGAGCAAAACCAGATTCCCTACAAGATAGAACCTTCAACGGGTGCCTTACTGGTCACCAGCGAGGAGTTGCACACGGCGCGCTTAAAATTGGCCGAGATGGGTATTGGTACCAACCAGTCAGTCGGGTTTGAGTTGCTGGAAAAAGAGCAACCCTTAGGCACCAGCCAATTCATTGAGAGTGCTCGCTATCATCGCAGTCTTGAAGGTGAGCTGGCGCGCACTATTATGAGTATTCACACGGTGCGCTCGGCCCGAGTACACTTGGCAATTCCTAAACGCAGTGTCTTCGTGCGCGATGCGCGCAAGCCCAGTGCTTCTGTGTTTCTCGAGGTATATCCCGGGCGCGAGGTTGAGCCGCGCCAGGTTAAGGCCATTGCCAATCTGGTGGCGTCGAGTATCAGTGAGCTAAAAAATGAAGACGTAACCGTGATTGATCAGCATGGCAACTTGCTGTCGGCTGGAGATGAGTCCCCAGAGTTAATTTTGGCGGATAAGCAGCGCCAATATACAAAAAACTTGGAAGACAGCTTATTGGCACGGGTCAATAGCATTTTGCAGCCCGTAGTGGGTGCAGGGAACTTCCGTGCCGAAGTCAGTGCCGATGTCGATTTCACCGCGGTAGAGCAGGCCGAAGAGAGTTATCAGGATGAACAACCGGCACTTCGCAGCGAGCACTCGCATGTTGAGCACAAAACCGGCGACGCTACCATTGGCGGTATTCCCGGCGCTCTGACCAATCAACCACCGGTGGATGGCGAAGCGCCTGAGCAGGTCGCACCCGGAGCCGAAGGTGAGGCTGAACCCACCCCGCAGCATCGTCGTGAAGAAGTTACTCGTAACTATGAAGTAGACAGAATCATAAGCTACACTCGCCGGCAGCAGGGCAATGTTGAAAGGTTGAGCGTTGCGGTAGTGTTGGACGATAAACTGGTTACTAACGCCGAAGGTCAGCAGGTGCGCGAAGCCTGGACTCCTGAAGAACTGCAGAGATTAACCATGCTGGTGCGCGATGCAGTGGGTTTTTCTGAGGCCCGTGGCGATAGCGTGAATGTGGTCAACTCGGCATTTTTTGCCCGCGATGACGGCCAGCTGGAAGCGCTCGAGATTCCCTGGTGGCAGCAGTCTTGGCTGCAGCCTTACATCAAACCGGTGGTTGGCTTTTTATTGGTGCTGGCGTTGATCTTCGGATTGTTGCGGCCGGTTCTCAAATCCATCGCCCGGTCGGGTTCTGAGGCAGCCGAAGATGAAGAGGCTCGCCAGTTGGAGGCATTGGAGGCCGCGGGTTTGGGCGGCGATTTGTCCAGTGATTCGGTCACCTTAACTGGCGGTGCAGTGGCCCTGCCGGGACCGGAAGAAGGGTATGAACAACAAT
- the fliD gene encoding flagellar filament capping protein FliD: MANNIISSLGGGSGIDTTNLINDLVSINRAPEENRLNSRETKLETQISDYGLLRSALSELEGSVAQLGSADTFDAKSVSVPDTSLLALTELTSSAVAGSYQVKVEQIAQSQSVASGGFASTDAEIGKGEITLRFGDWNAALDSFAVDTEKSGATITIDDSNNTLEGLRDAINDAGVGVQASIVSDGSDYRLLLTSPTGASNEIELTATEDASAPGLAQFDFNALSQNMTQQQEGKDAILRVNGLQVTRETNSVDDVINGLSMDLFSASSETVNITIGNDRALAETAIREFVEAYNTFLGAVEQLVGVNDETGEFGSLYNDSMADNIIDRVRNIISASVPGIDDGFATLAQLGIQTNVKDGTLSINEDPARVNTNFNAVMSQNYDLVRDLFVPQTSSDAAAIEVTNFTQNSQPGNYEVVITQQPSRGSLAGAATAGFPLDTTGKDYSFEIEIDDKTAQISLPDGTVYASGAELAAEIESLINASEDIAGTRTQVAVDFDGSALTFTSDAYGSSSRVEITSVGADAAELGLSVAAGVAGTNVAGTVNGEVAFGSGQVLLPKLGSPAEGLALKVKEGATTANINFSRGFSGGMSSLINSFLSSNGLIATREDNIEQDLSDIEDDRTDLERRTDAYRARLESQFLAMELIVNNLNNTGSFLEDINDRLPFTAKK, from the coding sequence ATGGCAAACAACATCATCAGTAGTTTGGGCGGAGGCTCGGGCATTGATACCACCAACTTAATTAATGACTTGGTGAGTATTAACCGCGCGCCGGAGGAAAACCGCCTCAACTCTCGCGAGACCAAGCTTGAAACCCAGATATCCGATTACGGTCTGCTACGCAGCGCACTGTCAGAGCTCGAGGGCTCTGTAGCGCAGTTGGGTAGCGCGGACACCTTCGACGCCAAATCCGTTTCTGTGCCGGACACCTCGCTGCTGGCACTGACCGAGCTGACCTCGAGCGCAGTGGCCGGTAGCTATCAAGTAAAAGTAGAGCAGATCGCGCAATCCCAGTCTGTCGCCAGCGGCGGCTTTGCCAGTACCGATGCCGAAATAGGCAAAGGCGAGATTACCCTGCGCTTTGGTGACTGGAACGCCGCGTTAGACAGTTTTGCCGTGGATACCGAAAAATCCGGCGCCACGATTACCATTGACGACTCTAACAATACGCTTGAGGGCCTGCGCGACGCTATTAACGATGCGGGGGTAGGGGTACAGGCCAGTATTGTCAGCGATGGCAGTGATTATCGCTTGCTGCTCACCAGCCCCACTGGCGCTAGTAACGAAATCGAACTAACTGCCACTGAAGACGCCAGCGCCCCTGGGTTAGCTCAATTTGACTTTAATGCCCTGAGTCAAAACATGACCCAACAGCAAGAGGGTAAAGATGCCATTTTGCGTGTCAATGGTTTGCAGGTGACTCGCGAAACCAACAGTGTCGATGATGTCATTAATGGCCTGTCGATGGATTTGTTTAGCGCCTCTAGCGAAACGGTCAACATCACCATTGGTAACGACCGGGCGCTGGCAGAAACGGCCATCCGTGAGTTTGTCGAAGCCTACAACACCTTTTTGGGTGCGGTGGAGCAGCTGGTGGGCGTCAATGATGAAACCGGCGAGTTTGGCAGTTTGTACAATGATTCGATGGCCGACAATATTATCGACAGGGTGCGCAACATCATCAGTGCATCGGTGCCGGGTATCGATGATGGCTTTGCTACTTTGGCGCAGCTGGGTATTCAAACCAATGTCAAAGACGGCACCTTGTCTATCAATGAGGACCCGGCGCGGGTCAATACCAACTTTAATGCGGTAATGTCGCAGAACTACGACTTGGTGCGGGATCTGTTTGTGCCGCAAACGAGCTCGGATGCAGCCGCCATTGAGGTCACCAACTTTACTCAGAACAGCCAGCCCGGTAATTACGAGGTGGTGATCACCCAGCAGCCCAGCCGCGGCAGTCTTGCCGGTGCAGCAACGGCAGGTTTTCCTCTGGATACCACCGGTAAAGATTATAGCTTCGAGATAGAAATTGATGACAAAACCGCACAGATAAGCCTGCCTGATGGAACGGTTTACGCCAGTGGCGCCGAATTGGCCGCCGAGATTGAATCTCTGATTAACGCTAGTGAGGACATCGCTGGCACAAGAACTCAAGTCGCGGTAGATTTTGATGGCAGTGCGCTAACGTTTACCTCCGATGCTTACGGTAGTAGCAGCCGTGTCGAAATTACCAGTGTGGGCGCCGATGCCGCAGAGCTCGGCCTTAGCGTAGCGGCAGGCGTTGCAGGCACTAACGTAGCGGGGACGGTCAACGGCGAAGTGGCCTTTGGCTCGGGCCAGGTATTGCTGCCAAAACTTGGTAGCCCCGCTGAGGGTTTAGCACTGAAGGTCAAAGAGGGAGCAACCACCGCCAATATAAATTTTTCGCGCGGCTTTTCCGGTGGTATGAGCAGCTTGATTAACAGCTTCTTATCCAGCAATGGTTTAATCGCCACACGTGAAGACAATATCGAGCAGGATCTGAGCGATATTGAAGATGACCGTACCGATCTTGAACGGCGCACCGACGCTTACCGCGCCCGCCTCGAGAGCCAATTTTTGGCAATGGAGTTGATCGTCAATAACCTGAATAATACCGGGTCATTTCTCGAAGATATTAACGATCGCTTGCCCTTTACCGCGAAAAAATAG
- the fliS gene encoding flagellar export chaperone FliS — protein MSPYSAAARQYQQVNVQSSVVDASPHRLIQMLFEGALERIAQAKGAMLRSDIALKGELISKAIKIIQGLQGSLNDNEGGDLAANLDQIYDYIIRTMIQANRQNKPELLDECGQLLGEIKSAWDQIADAGALV, from the coding sequence ATGAGTCCCTACAGTGCAGCGGCAAGGCAATATCAGCAGGTCAATGTACAGTCGAGCGTTGTCGACGCATCCCCACACCGGCTAATTCAAATGTTATTTGAAGGCGCTCTGGAGCGAATCGCCCAGGCTAAAGGCGCTATGTTGCGCAGCGACATCGCCTTAAAAGGTGAGCTGATCAGTAAAGCAATCAAAATTATTCAGGGCTTACAGGGCAGCCTTAACGATAACGAGGGCGGCGATCTGGCTGCCAATTTAGATCAGATCTATGATTATATTATCCGCACCATGATTCAGGCCAACCGGCAGAACAAGCCCGAGCTGCTGGACGAGTGCGGACAGTTGCTGGGTGAAATAAAAAGTGCCTGGGATCAAATTGCTGATGCGGGGGCCTTGGTGTGA
- a CDS encoding PAS domain-containing sensor histidine kinase — translation MVRKASVHSIAADAIAPSEADGRDKAQALADAFELFTEMSDQLTSSYRQLEERVAELNEELTAVTQQRLEELAEKERLAHRLEGLLNVLPGGVVVLDSSGRVRECNPAAIDLLGEPLEGEIWRDVISRSFAPRGDDGHEISLRDGRRISLATRNLGSDGQIILLTDQTETRRLQSELAKHERLSALGQMVSALAHQIRTPLSAALLYSGHLQRESLDEHKRRTFAAKVSKRLQHMERQVQDMLLFVKGEMPIEDVCELGQIHRELAEATEVSVAASNSEVDWQVNDESISLACNRDALVSALANLVNNAIQAVGQRAQIRITMQAHVIADAPWLAIEVADKGPGIPADLLPRLGELFVTTKSQGTGLGLAVVKAVAKAHGGRFSLQSEQGQGARAILLLPCLD, via the coding sequence ATGGTGCGAAAAGCCAGCGTGCATTCAATAGCGGCCGATGCTATAGCGCCCAGCGAGGCGGACGGTCGAGACAAGGCTCAGGCTTTGGCCGATGCGTTTGAACTTTTCACCGAAATGTCGGACCAGCTGACCAGTTCGTATCGTCAGTTAGAAGAGCGCGTAGCAGAGCTCAACGAGGAGCTGACCGCTGTCACCCAGCAGCGTCTGGAAGAGCTCGCCGAGAAAGAGCGACTGGCGCACCGTTTGGAGGGGCTACTAAACGTTCTCCCCGGTGGTGTGGTGGTACTGGATAGCAGTGGCCGGGTGCGTGAATGCAATCCCGCCGCTATCGATTTGTTGGGCGAGCCTCTCGAGGGCGAGATCTGGCGCGACGTCATCAGTCGTAGCTTTGCCCCCCGTGGCGATGATGGTCACGAAATATCGCTGCGCGATGGTCGGCGCATTAGTTTGGCAACGCGAAACTTGGGTAGCGATGGTCAGATTATTCTGTTGACTGATCAGACCGAAACTCGGCGTTTGCAATCCGAGCTTGCCAAACACGAGCGTTTATCCGCTTTGGGGCAAATGGTATCCGCGCTAGCCCATCAAATACGCACACCTTTATCGGCTGCGCTTTTGTATTCCGGGCATCTGCAACGAGAATCTCTGGACGAACATAAACGCCGAACCTTTGCGGCAAAAGTGTCCAAACGACTGCAGCATATGGAGCGACAAGTACAAGATATGCTGCTGTTTGTGAAAGGTGAAATGCCTATTGAGGATGTCTGTGAGCTAGGACAAATTCATCGCGAGCTGGCCGAGGCTACCGAGGTGTCGGTAGCCGCGAGTAACAGCGAGGTTGATTGGCAGGTAAACGATGAAAGCATAAGCCTGGCGTGTAATCGCGATGCTTTGGTCAGTGCTTTAGCCAACCTTGTTAATAATGCCATTCAAGCGGTAGGTCAGCGGGCACAGATTCGCATCACCATGCAGGCCCACGTGATTGCCGATGCGCCCTGGCTGGCTATTGAAGTGGCAGACAAAGGGCCGGGTATTCCCGCTGATCTTCTACCGCGTCTGGGCGAATTGTTTGTCACCACCAAATCTCAAGGAACTGGTTTGGGATTGGCGGTGGTTAAAGCTGTAGCCAAGGCCCACGGAGGACGCTTCAGCCTTCAATCAGAGCAAGGGCAGGGGGCTCGCGCTATTTTGCTACTACCTTGTCTCGATTAG